One segment of Mus caroli chromosome 6, CAROLI_EIJ_v1.1, whole genome shotgun sequence DNA contains the following:
- the LOC110296729 gene encoding olfactory receptor 2A1/2A42-like, which yields MEENQTMVTEFVLLGFCLGPRIHLVLFLLFSLFYTFTILGNGTILAMICLDSRLHTPMYFFLSHLAVVDMAYACNTVPQTLINLLDETRPITFAGCMTQTFLFLAFAHTECVLLVVMSYDRYVAICHPLHYTVIMNWRVCTILAAVSWIFSFLLALVHLLLILRLPFCGPHEINHFFCEILSVLKLACADTTLNQVIIFAACVFILVGPLCFVLVSYTSILVAILRIQSGEGRRKAFSTCSSHLCVVGLFFGSAIVMYMAPKSQHPEEQQKVLFLFYSFFNPMLNPLIYSLRNAEVKGALKRSLCKESHSWLVWCSDHKSW from the coding sequence ATGGAGGAAAATCAGACCATGGTCACAGAGTTCGTCCTGCTGGGATTCTGTCTTGGCCCGAGGATTCACctagttctttttcttcttttctctctcttctatactttTACCATACTGGGTAATGGGACTATCCTTGCAATGATCTGCCTGGACTCCAGActccacactcccatgtacttcttcctgtcCCACCTGGCCGTTGTCGATATGGCCTATGCCTGCAACACAGTGCCTCAGACACTCATAAACCTCTTGGATGAGACCAGGCCTATCACCTTTGCTGGATGCATGACACAGACATTTCTCTTTTTGGCTTTTGCCCACACTGAATGTGTGCTCCTTGTTGTGATGTCCTATGACCGGTATGTAGCTATCTGCCACCCGCTACACTACACTGTCATCATGAACTGGAGAGTGTGTACCATTCTGGCTGCTGTTTCCTGGATATTTAGCTTCCTCTTGGCTCTGGTCCATTTACTTCTTATCCTACGGCTGCCCTTCTGTGGGCCTCATGAAATCAATCATTTCTTCTGTGAAATCCTGTCTGTCCTCAAGCTGGCCTGTGCTGACACAACACTCAATCAAGTCATTATCTTTGCAGCTTGTGTGTTCATATTAGTGGGTCCCCTATGCTTTGTACTAGTCTCCTACACAAGCATCCTGGTGGCAATCCTGAGGATCCAGTCAGGGGAGGGACGCAGAAAGGCCTTTTCCACCTGTTCCTCCCACCTCTGTGTGGTAGGGCTCTTCTTTGGCAGTGCCATTGTCATGTACATGGCCcccaagtcccagcacccagaggagcagcagaaggttcttttcctgttttacagTTTTTTCAACCCCATGCTGAATCCCCTGATCTACAGTCTGAGGAATGCTGAGGTGAAGGGCGCCCTCAAGAGGTCACTGTGCAAAGAAAGTCACTCCTGGTTGGTGTG